The following are encoded in a window of Mustela nigripes isolate SB6536 chromosome 3, MUSNIG.SB6536, whole genome shotgun sequence genomic DNA:
- the GAL3ST2 gene encoding galactose-3-O-sulfotransferase 2 isoform X1, whose amino-acid sequence MCFGSLWRRGDSQAGCRAPRCFQAVLLLALTMLLLAGILHMDVGLFIPLLRSQAEGPPIVNVMFLKTHKTASSTVLNILFRFAETHNLSVALPAGSSFHLGYPWLFLARYVEGSEPQGPQQRFNIMGNHLRFNLPEVQKVMPNDTFYFSIIRNPVFQLESAFTYYKDSVPAFRNAESLDAFLASPWTYYNQSVGLPNAFARNNMWFDLGFDNNARADDEGYVRARLADVERQFQLVLIAEHFDESMVLLRRALRWRLDDVVTFPLNSRSVRSVAPLTAVGRERAQRWCALDWQLYQHFNRSFWVRAHAELGPRLLRAEVARLRARRRELRERCLQDGTAKNQSQIADPQLRPFQSGQADILGYNLRQGLDEQTQRMCERMVTPELQYMARLYALQFPEKQPKRLAFLE is encoded by the exons ATGTGCTTCGGGAGCCTATGGAGACGTGGAGACAGCCAGGCCGGGTGCAGAGCTCCCAG GTGTTTCCAGGCTGTCCTCCTCCTGGCCTTGACCATGCTCCTGCTGGCTGGCATCCTGCACATGGACGTGGGGCTATTCATACC CCTGCTCCGGAGCCAGGCCGAGGGGCCGCCCATTGTCAATGTCATGTTCCTCAAGACGCACAAGACGGCCAGCAGCACTGTGCTCAACATCCTCTTCCGCTTCGCTGAGACGCACAACTTGTCCGTGGCCCTGCCCGCAGGCTCCAGCTTCCACCTGGGCTACCCCTGGCTCTTCCTGGCACGCTACGTGGAGGGCTCAGAGCCCCAAGGCCCGCAGCAGCGTTTCAACATCATGGGCAACCACCTGAGGTTCAACCTGCCTGAG GTGCAGAAAGTCATGCCCAACGACACTTTCTACTTTTCCATCATCAGAAACCCCGTCTTCCAGCTGGAGTCCGCCTTCACGTACTACAAAGACTCCGTTCCTGCGTTCAGGAATGCGGAGAGCCTGGATGCCTTCCTGGCCTCCCCGTGGACCTACTACAACCAGAGTGTGGGCCTGCCCAACGCCTTTGCCAGGAATAACATGTGGTTCGACCTGGGCTTCGACAACAATGCGCGTGCCGACGACGAGGGCTACGTGCGCGCGCGCCTGGCCGACGTGGAACGGCAATTCCAGCTGGTGCTCATCGCCGAGCACTTCGACGAGTCTATGGTGCTGCTGCGGCGCGCGCTGCGCTGGCGGCTGGACGACGTGGTGACCTTCCCGCTCAACTCGCGGAGCGTGCGCAGCGTGGCCCCCCTGACGGCCGTAGGCAGGGAGCGCGCGCAGCGCTGGTGCGCCCTGGACTGGCAGCTCTACCAGCACTTCAACCGCAGCTTCTGGGTTCGCGCACACGCCGAGCTGGGCCCGCGGCTGCTGCGCGCCGAAGTGGCGCGGCTGCGGGCGCGGCGGCGGGAGCTCAGGGAGCGGTGTCTGCAGGATGGCACCGCCAAGAACCAGTCGCAGATCGCCGACCCCCAGCTGCGCCCCTTCCAGTCGGGCCAGGCCGACATCCTGGGCTACAACCTCAGGCAGGG